AGACGCGCGGCAGGCCGCGTCGACAGCGCGGCGACCAGCGTCGACCAGCCGATATCGCGATTGTGGACCAGACGCAGCGCCGCGGCCAGCAGGGTCTCCAGGCCGACGGCGCCGTCGGCCGATTCCGCAAAGGGATGGCGCTTGGTCTCGACATCCTGCGGATCATGACTGGACACCACGAAATCGATGGTCCCGTCGGCGAGCCCTTCGATCACCGCTCGCCGGTCGTCCTCGGCGCGCAGTGGCGGCGACAGCTTCAGGAAGGACCGGTAGGTGCCGATGTCGAGTTCGTTCAGCGTCAGATGCGCGATGGAGACCGCGGCGGTGACATCGAGCCCGCGCCCTTTGGCGGCGCGCAGGATGTCGACGCTGGCGGCGGTCGAGACCTGTGCGGCGTGATAGCGCCCCCGCGTCAGCGCGACGAGCCGCATGTCGCGCTCGAGCATGATGGTCTCGGCTTCGCGCGGAATTCCCGGCAGGCCGAGCCGGGTTGCGAATTCGCCCTCGTTGACGACGCCGCTGCCGGCGAGCGTCGCATCCTCCACGTGATGGGCGACCAGCGCGCCGAAATCACGCGCATAGGTCAATGCCCGGCGCATGGTGGCGGCACTGGCGACCGAGCGGCGCCCATCCGTGAAGGCGACCGCGCCGGCATCCTGCAGGAGGCCGATCTCGACCATCTCCTGGCCGAGGCAGCCGCGCGTCAGCGCCGCCATCGGATGCACGCGGACCACCGCGGTGTCGCGGGCACGCCGCATGACGAAATCGACCAGGGCCGGGTCGTCGATGACCGGATCGGTATCCGGCATGGTGATCATGGTGGTGACGCCGCCGGCCGCCGCCGCCCGGCTCGCCGACGCGAAGGTTTCGCGATATTCGTGACCGGGCTCGCTGACGAAGACCCGGGCATCGACGAGACCGGGCAGGACCAGCCGACCGGCTCCGTCCATGACCTCCGCGCCATCCGGAACGCCCTGGTTCAGTGCGTCCGGGCCGGCCGCCGCGATGCGGCCTTCGATGACCACGACGGTTCCGACCGCATCGAGATCGCGCGTCGGGTCGACGACGCGGGTCCCGGTGATGACCAGCGGTCGGTCGTCGCCGCGGCGGCCGCGGGGTGAAGAGACCTCGGAGATGGACAAGGCGGCGTCTCCGGTCACGCGTTCGGAAGGTGTTCGGCGAGCGTCTCGAGCACCGCCATGCGTACGGCGACGCCCATTTCGACCTGTTCGGCGATCAGGCTCTGCGGCCCGTCGGCGACCTCCGGGTCGATCTCGACGCCGCGGTTCATCGGGCCGGGATGCATCACCAAGGCGTCCGGCTTGGCATGGCCGAGCTTCTCCTGGTCGAGACCCCAGAAGTGGAAATACTCGCGCACCGAGGGCACGAAGGCGCCGGCCATGCGCTCGCGCTGCAGGCGCAGCATCATGACGATGTCGCAATCGGCCAGTCCCCGGCGCATGTCCGTAAAGACATCGACCCCCATCCGCTCGATGCCCCGGGGCATCAGGGTCGAGGGGCCGATGACGCGGACGCGCGCGCCGAGTGCGTTCAAGGCGATGATGTTGGAGCGTGCCACCCGGCTGTGGGCGACATCGCCGCAGATCGCCACCGTCAACCCGCGGATGGTGCCCTTGTGCCGCCGGATGGTCAGGGCATCGAGCAGCGCCTGGGTCGGGTGCTCGTGCGCGCCGTCGCCGGCATTGACCACCGAACACGACACCTTGCGGGCCAACAGATGCACCGCCCCGGCCGCATGGTGGCGCACCACAAGGATATCCGGGTGCATGGCGTTCAGCGTCGTCGCGGTGTCGATCAGGGTCTCGCCCTTCTTCACCGACGATGAGGCGACCGACATGTTCATGACGTCGGCGCCGAGGCGCTTGCCGGCAATCTCGAAGGACGACTGCGTTCGGGTCGACGCCTCGAAGAACAGGTTGATCTGCGTGCGTCCACGCAGGACGGTGCGCTTCTTCTCGACCTGTCGAGAGACCTCGATCTGCGCTTCCGCGCGATCGATAAGGGCGACGATCTCGTCGGGAGCGAGGTCTTCGATCCCGAGGAGGTGCTTGTGCGCGAAAGGCGCGCGGGCGGACGTTTCGGAGCTGATCATTAAAGCCGTCGCTATAGGTGGAACGGCTGCCGTCGGCAAGGGACGAGACCGCCTCAAGATTGCCTATCCACCGAAATCCGAGAGGGTGTCGATCGGCGCCGCCCCTCCCCCATCCACCCGGCCCTGCTGCGGCCGAGATTCACAAGACTCAGCCAACTGGTGCCGGGAGACCGGGATGGGACGCCGGGAGCCGAAGGCGAATGAAGCCTGCACCGTCAGAACGGACCTTCGCGAACCGCATCCACCAGACAGGAAAGGGCACGATCCCACCCGGAGATCGTGCCCGATCCAAAGGCCCGGAGCGCATGGCTTGGCCGGGCTGCCCCCGCGCGGCGCGCAGGAGGTTGATTACCCGATGTATTCAAACAGCGGGTCTGATAGTTACCATACGCCGGTCGCCCCGCACTGTCAAAATGTTACGCAGCGATAACTGTGTGGTATACTTGAGGCAACAATTTGCAAGGGACGTTTACATGCCCGCTGCCTGCCGCGGCAATCCCCCCTGCGTGAACGATTTGGCTTTCGCTCCGGCGTGTTAGTCTCCATGAAAAGGGCACGAATCGAGAGACAGGCGGATGGCTCCTTCGGCTTTTGAGACGCACGACGTCTACAACCAGCCGCCACAATTGCCGGTGCGGAACGTGTTCGAGACCGATCCGATCCTCTACGGCGCCCTGGAGGCGGCTCTCGACGAGACCGGTGAACGGCTGCTGTCGGAGCATGGCGGCTTCTGGGGCACGGCCGAGGCGCGGGAACTGGCGCGGCTTGCCAATGCCCATCCCCCCCAATTGCGGACCCATGACGGCCAGGGACGCCGGATCGACCTGGTCGAGTATCACCCCGCCTACCATGCGCTGATGCGGCGTAGCGCAGAGGCCGGGCTCGGCATCTCGATCTGGCAGGCGGACCGCGAGGATGATTCCGGCCGCGCCCACGCCATGCGCTCGGCGCGGCTCTACATGACCGCGCAGACCGAATGCAGCCATCTGGTGCCGTGGACGACGACCTGCGCGGCGGCCGGCATCGCGCTCGTCGCGCCGGAATTCGCCGAACCCTGGATGTCCAGGATCGCCGGCCGACGCTACGACCACCGTCCCCAGCCCGCCGCCAGCAAGGCCGGGCTGACGCTCTCTCTCGCCCTGACTGAGAAGCAGGGCAGCGTGCCGGGGGTCGACAACCTGACCCAGGCGTCCCGCTTCGAAGGCCGCCGCTATCGTCTGATCGGCCACAAATGGGCCATGTCCGGGCCGATGGCTGATGCGCTGATCGTCCTCGCCGACGCGGCCG
The sequence above is a segment of the Prosthecodimorpha staleyi genome. Coding sequences within it:
- a CDS encoding dihydroorotase yields the protein MSISEVSSPRGRRGDDRPLVITGTRVVDPTRDLDAVGTVVVIEGRIAAAGPDALNQGVPDGAEVMDGAGRLVLPGLVDARVFVSEPGHEYRETFASASRAAAAGGVTTMITMPDTDPVIDDPALVDFVMRRARDTAVVRVHPMAALTRGCLGQEMVEIGLLQDAGAVAFTDGRRSVASAATMRRALTYARDFGALVAHHVEDATLAGSGVVNEGEFATRLGLPGIPREAETIMLERDMRLVALTRGRYHAAQVSTAASVDILRAAKGRGLDVTAAVSIAHLTLNELDIGTYRSFLKLSPPLRAEDDRRAVIEGLADGTIDFVVSSHDPQDVETKRHPFAESADGAVGLETLLAAALRLVHNRDIGWSTLVAALSTRPAARLGLEGGTLKPGAPADLIVVDPQVGWVLDRAALLSRSKNTPFEDARFEGRVLRTLVAGRTVHAYR
- a CDS encoding aspartate carbamoyltransferase catalytic subunit; the encoded protein is MISSETSARAPFAHKHLLGIEDLAPDEIVALIDRAEAQIEVSRQVEKKRTVLRGRTQINLFFEASTRTQSSFEIAGKRLGADVMNMSVASSSVKKGETLIDTATTLNAMHPDILVVRHHAAGAVHLLARKVSCSVVNAGDGAHEHPTQALLDALTIRRHKGTIRGLTVAICGDVAHSRVARSNIIALNALGARVRVIGPSTLMPRGIERMGVDVFTDMRRGLADCDIVMMLRLQRERMAGAFVPSVREYFHFWGLDQEKLGHAKPDALVMHPGPMNRGVEIDPEVADGPQSLIAEQVEMGVAVRMAVLETLAEHLPNA